In Mastigocladopsis repens PCC 10914, a single window of DNA contains:
- a CDS encoding CheR family methyltransferase: MSITELNPDLEKLLEYIKRNRGFDFSGYKRTSLSRRIRKRMQVLGVESYSDYLDYLEVHPDEFIELFNTILINVTTFFREPQAWEYIANDIISQIIAGKHTSKPIRVWSAGCASGEETYTIAILLAEALGMEQYIARVKVFATDVDVDALNYARQANYNPKQVQNVPPELLDKYFERVNGHYLVQKELRRGVIFGRHDLMQDAPISRIDLLVCRNTLMYFNTETQARILERFHFALNNNGFLLLGKAEMLFTRNHSFTPVDLRQRVFTKLPNGNIREMLLNMAHSSSQKAAPQMVDKLRIYEAAFEIDPVAQVVVDLNSIVILANAEVRKLFNLNFKDIGRPLQDLELSYRPVDLRSPIDQVRTNRRSITLKEIEWLHPERESRYLDVQITPLLDENTDELLGLKIIFTDVTRFKQLQQDLVHTNQELETAYEELQSTNEELETTNEELQSTVEELETTNEELQSTNEELETMNEELQSTNEELQTMNEELRQRSEELNRVNSFLESILTSLRAGVVVLSPDLHILIWNRKAEDLWGLRSDEVFSKQFMSLDIGLPIEPLIQPLRAMISGESEYHEMLLNARNRRGRAIECQVICTPLLTNKSEIQGVILLMEERDQEE; encoded by the coding sequence ATGAGTATTACGGAACTCAATCCTGACTTAGAGAAACTTTTAGAATACATAAAACGTAACCGTGGTTTTGATTTTAGCGGCTACAAGCGTACAAGCTTAAGCCGCCGCATTCGCAAACGGATGCAAGTCCTTGGTGTAGAAAGTTATAGCGATTATCTTGACTACTTAGAGGTTCACCCGGACGAGTTTATTGAGCTATTTAACACGATTTTGATCAACGTCACGACCTTCTTCCGAGAACCACAGGCTTGGGAGTACATAGCTAATGACATTATTTCTCAAATCATTGCAGGCAAGCACACTAGCAAACCGATCCGGGTTTGGAGTGCTGGATGCGCTTCCGGAGAAGAAACCTACACCATAGCCATCTTGCTGGCTGAGGCATTAGGCATGGAACAATACATAGCACGGGTGAAGGTCTTTGCCACCGATGTAGACGTGGATGCCCTCAACTATGCTCGCCAAGCAAATTACAACCCTAAGCAAGTACAGAATGTTCCCCCGGAGCTACTGGACAAGTACTTTGAGCGAGTCAATGGTCACTATCTTGTGCAAAAAGAACTGCGTCGCGGTGTGATCTTTGGTCGTCACGACTTGATGCAGGATGCACCTATCTCAAGGATTGACCTGCTAGTATGTCGTAACACCCTCATGTATTTTAATACCGAAACCCAAGCCAGAATTCTTGAACGCTTTCACTTTGCCCTGAATAACAACGGCTTTCTGCTTTTGGGCAAAGCAGAAATGTTGTTTACTCGCAACCACTCGTTTACACCAGTGGATTTGCGGCAACGGGTGTTCACCAAACTGCCTAATGGCAATATACGCGAAATGCTGCTGAACATGGCTCACTCTAGTAGCCAGAAAGCTGCCCCACAGATGGTTGACAAACTCCGCATTTATGAAGCTGCCTTCGAGATTGATCCGGTTGCCCAGGTCGTGGTGGATCTCAACAGCATAGTCATCCTAGCCAACGCCGAAGTCCGAAAGTTGTTTAATCTCAATTTCAAAGACATCGGTCGCCCATTGCAAGATTTAGAACTTTCCTACCGACCAGTAGACTTGCGATCGCCTATTGACCAAGTTCGCACCAATCGTCGCTCCATCACTTTAAAAGAGATTGAATGGTTGCACCCAGAGCGCGAAAGCAGATATCTGGACGTGCAAATCACACCACTGTTGGACGAAAACACCGATGAACTGCTTGGCTTAAAAATCATTTTCACCGACGTGACCCGTTTTAAACAGCTACAGCAGGATCTCGTTCACACCAACCAAGAGCTAGAAACAGCATATGAGGAACTCCAATCTACCAACGAAGAACTGGAAACCACCAACGAGGAACTTCAGTCCACAGTGGAGGAACTAGAAACAACCAACGAAGAACTTCAGTCCACCAACGAAGAACTAGAAACAATGAACGAAGAACTGCAATCCACCAATGAGGAATTGCAGACCATGAACGAGGAACTACGCCAACGCAGCGAGGAACTCAACCGAGTCAACAGCTTTTTAGAGTCAATCCTCACCAGTCTCCGCGCCGGAGTTGTCGTTCTCAGCCCCGACTTGCATATCCTGATTTGGAACCGTAAAGCTGAAGACTTGTGGGGTTTGCGCTCTGATGAAGTTTTTTCCAAGCAGTTCATGAGCTTGGATATTGGTTTGCCCATAGAGCCACTTATCCAGCCACTGCGGGCAATGATTTCTGGGGAATCAGAATACCATGAAATGCTGCTGAATGCCAGAAACCGCCGGGGTAGGGCAATTGAATGCCAAGTCATTTGTACACCGTTATTAACTAACAAGTCGGAGATCCAAGGAGTGATTTTACTCATGGAAGAGCGCGACCAAGAGGAATAG
- a CDS encoding NAD(P)H-quinone oxidoreductase subunit H, with the protein MARLETRTEPMVLNMGPHHPSMHGVMRLIVTLDGEDVVDCEPVIGYLHRGMEKIAENRTNIMYVPYVSRWDYAAGMFNEAVTVNAPEKLANIPVPKRASYIRVIMLELNRIANHLLWFGPFLADVGAQTPFFYQFREREMIYDLWEAATGYRMVNHNYFRIGGVAVDLPYGWVDKCLDFCDYLLPKIDEYERLVTDNPIFRRRVEGIGTISREEAINWGLSGPMLRSSGVKWDLRKVDHYECYDDFDWEVHWETAGDCFARYVVRMREMRESVKIIRQAIKGLPGGPYENLEAKRLAAGKKSEWDGPDYQYVSKKIAPTFKIPKGEIYSRVESGKGELGIYLIGDDNVFPWRWKIRAADFNNVQIVPHLLKGVKVADIVVILGSIDIIMGSVDR; encoded by the coding sequence ATGGCAAGATTAGAAACCCGCACCGAACCAATGGTGCTAAACATGGGTCCCCACCATCCCTCCATGCATGGAGTGATGAGACTGATTGTCACCCTAGATGGCGAGGATGTGGTTGATTGTGAACCGGTAATTGGCTACTTACACCGGGGAATGGAAAAAATTGCGGAGAACCGCACCAACATTATGTACGTCCCCTACGTCAGTCGGTGGGACTATGCAGCCGGAATGTTCAACGAAGCCGTCACCGTTAACGCACCAGAAAAACTAGCAAATATTCCTGTCCCCAAACGCGCCAGCTATATCCGCGTCATCATGCTGGAGTTGAACCGCATCGCCAACCACTTACTGTGGTTTGGTCCATTCTTGGCTGACGTCGGTGCTCAAACTCCCTTCTTCTACCAATTTCGTGAACGGGAAATGATTTACGATCTGTGGGAAGCCGCCACAGGTTACCGGATGGTCAACCATAACTACTTCCGTATTGGTGGCGTAGCGGTTGATTTACCCTATGGTTGGGTTGACAAGTGCCTGGACTTTTGCGATTATCTATTACCTAAAATAGACGAGTACGAGCGCTTAGTGACTGACAACCCCATCTTCCGCCGTCGTGTTGAAGGGATTGGCACTATTTCGCGCGAAGAAGCCATTAACTGGGGACTTTCTGGTCCAATGTTACGCTCTTCTGGGGTGAAGTGGGACTTGCGGAAAGTTGACCACTACGAATGCTACGACGACTTTGACTGGGAAGTGCATTGGGAAACCGCCGGCGACTGCTTCGCCCGTTATGTGGTGCGGATGCGGGAAATGCGCGAATCTGTAAAAATCATTAGACAAGCTATCAAAGGACTTCCCGGTGGTCCCTACGAGAACCTAGAAGCCAAGCGTTTAGCAGCAGGGAAAAAATCCGAGTGGGATGGACCTGATTACCAATACGTCAGCAAGAAAATTGCTCCCACCTTCAAAATTCCCAAAGGTGAAATCTACTCCCGTGTAGAAAGTGGCAAAGGTGAACTAGGAATTTATTTGATTGGCGATGATAACGTCTTCCCCTGGCGATGGAAGATTCGCGCAGCCGATTTCAATAACGTTCAAATTGTGCCTCATTTACTTAAAGGCGTGAAGGTGGCGGATATTGTCGTCATTCTGGGTAGTATCGACATCATCATGGGTTCTGTAGATAGATAA
- a CDS encoding chemotaxis protein CheB, with protein MPGHDIIVIGASAGGVEALSYLVKHLSPDLNAAILIVLHVPAHGTSVLPRILSRAGKLPVSHATDGETIHPGHIYVAPPDYHLLVKSGYIRLTRGPRENSHRPAIDPLFRTAARAYGRRVVGVVLTGVLDDGTAGLQAIKIQGGVAVVQHPDDAMYSGMPRSAIENVDDIDQILPLADIPDALVVLANTPVPAEAENPVSKEIEIESELAEMDMTVLNNEHRPGKPSSFACPDCGGTLWDLSKEDVLRFRCRTGHAFSAETLLAKQSDALEDALWIALRALEEKSSLARRMATRMRDRNQNLSAKRLEEEAHDSQERAAVIRDVLLKGNSVKIEANSAQVSEDIEAINDE; from the coding sequence ATGCCTGGACACGATATTATCGTTATCGGAGCATCGGCAGGCGGAGTTGAAGCGCTTTCTTATCTAGTCAAGCATTTATCGCCAGACCTGAATGCTGCAATACTTATAGTCCTTCACGTTCCAGCCCACGGCACAAGTGTTCTGCCGCGTATCCTAAGCCGTGCGGGAAAATTGCCAGTGTCACACGCTACAGATGGCGAAACAATTCATCCGGGACACATCTATGTTGCCCCGCCAGACTATCACCTGCTGGTGAAGTCTGGATATATACGCTTAACGCGGGGTCCGAGAGAGAACAGCCATCGCCCAGCCATCGATCCGCTGTTTCGCACCGCTGCACGAGCTTACGGGCGGCGAGTTGTCGGCGTGGTGCTCACGGGTGTGCTTGACGACGGCACGGCGGGACTGCAGGCGATAAAAATCCAAGGTGGTGTGGCGGTTGTGCAGCACCCCGATGATGCGATGTATTCTGGAATGCCGCGTAGTGCGATCGAAAACGTAGACGACATTGATCAGATCCTGCCACTGGCGGATATTCCAGATGCCTTGGTCGTTCTAGCTAACACGCCAGTGCCAGCAGAAGCAGAAAACCCTGTTTCTAAAGAGATAGAAATTGAATCTGAATTGGCGGAAATGGATATGACAGTCCTAAACAACGAGCACAGACCTGGTAAACCATCTTCTTTCGCTTGTCCTGACTGCGGTGGTACTCTCTGGGATCTCTCAAAAGAAGATGTGTTACGGTTCCGGTGCCGCACTGGTCACGCTTTCTCCGCTGAAACTCTGCTGGCAAAGCAGTCAGATGCCTTGGAAGATGCGCTGTGGATTGCCCTGAGGGCACTTGAGGAAAAATCGTCTTTAGCACGTCGCATGGCTACGCGAATGCGCGATCGCAACCAAAATCTGTCAGCCAAACGATTAGAAGAGGAGGCGCACGATTCTCAAGAACGTGCCGCTGTTATCCGGGATGTCCTTTTGAAGGGCAATAGTGTCAAAATAGAGGCGAATAGCGCTCAAGTCTCTGAAGACATAGAAGCGATTAATGACGAATAA
- a CDS encoding NAD(P)-dependent oxidoreductase, protein MKVAFLGTGLMGLPMAQRLLEANVEVIAYNRTPEKLEPLKAAGAEVVTHSYQAISAADCTIMMLSNAAAIYNVLLSDRAWQSVAGRSIIQMGTITPTESKEISDAVVAAGGEYLEAPVLGSIPEVKDGKLIVMVGAHQEQYQRHLELFKHFSPEPLLVGPVGTAAALKLALNQLIASMTTAFALSVGFAQRQGVSVDLFMYILRQSALYAPTFDKKLQRMLESNYANPNFPTKHLMKDVDLFISEAKSTSLNLSSIEGVRDIIEMAMKMSFSDADYSSIFSAINSSTDGA, encoded by the coding sequence ATGAAGGTAGCATTTCTGGGGACTGGATTAATGGGACTACCAATGGCTCAAAGGTTGTTAGAGGCAAATGTAGAGGTGATTGCCTATAACCGCACCCCAGAAAAATTAGAACCACTCAAAGCAGCTGGTGCTGAAGTCGTAACACACTCCTACCAAGCAATTAGTGCTGCTGATTGTACCATCATGATGCTGAGTAATGCCGCAGCAATATACAATGTTTTGCTTTCGGATAGAGCTTGGCAATCTGTCGCCGGACGCAGCATCATTCAAATGGGGACAATTACTCCCACAGAAAGTAAAGAAATCTCAGATGCAGTGGTTGCTGCTGGTGGAGAGTATCTAGAAGCACCGGTTTTGGGTAGCATTCCAGAAGTCAAAGATGGCAAACTGATTGTGATGGTAGGCGCACACCAAGAACAATATCAACGCCACCTAGAGTTATTCAAACATTTTAGTCCAGAGCCTCTACTTGTAGGTCCCGTAGGAACTGCGGCGGCGCTGAAACTGGCGTTAAATCAACTCATTGCTTCCATGACAACAGCTTTTGCCCTGAGTGTTGGTTTTGCCCAACGTCAAGGTGTTAGCGTAGATCTATTCATGTACATTCTGCGCCAGAGTGCTCTTTACGCACCGACTTTCGACAAAAAGTTGCAACGGATGCTGGAGAGCAATTATGCTAATCCCAACTTTCCGACAAAACACTTGATGAAAGACGTAGATTTGTTTATCTCAGAGGCAAAATCGACGAGTTTAAATCTCAGCAGCATTGAGGGTGTGCGGGACATTATAGAGATGGCAATGAAAATGTCATTTTCTGATGCGGATTACTCATCAATATTTTCTGCCATTAATTCATCAACTGACGGTGCTTGA
- the rsmH gene encoding 16S rRNA (cytosine(1402)-N(4))-methyltransferase RsmH, which yields MEREMQGMEAQEFFHVPVLSREVISGLAVRPGGHYLDATVGGGGHSRLILEAAPDTRVTAIDQDEDALAAAQKVLGMFGERIKFIYSNFASYAFPYSLFDGIIADLGVSSHHLDTPERGFSFRREASLDMRMDRGQPLTAADVINSWDEAHLADIFFKYGEERLSRRIARRIVERRPIHTTTQLAEAIASCVPPKYRYGRIHPATRVFQALRIVVNDELKSLETFLSKAPNALVPGGRIAVISFHSLEDRIVKHSFKDSPLLKVLTKKPIEAQEEEIVNNPRARSAKLRIAERIM from the coding sequence ATGGAGCGTGAGATGCAGGGAATGGAGGCACAGGAATTTTTTCATGTGCCTGTGTTGAGTCGAGAGGTGATTTCGGGTTTGGCTGTCCGTCCCGGTGGGCATTATTTAGATGCAACGGTAGGTGGTGGCGGTCACAGTCGTTTGATTTTGGAGGCTGCACCGGATACTCGAGTAACGGCAATTGACCAAGATGAGGATGCTTTGGCGGCGGCGCAAAAGGTATTAGGGATGTTTGGGGAGCGTATAAAATTTATCTATAGCAACTTTGCTTCCTACGCGTTTCCTTATAGTCTGTTTGATGGTATAATTGCCGACTTAGGCGTTAGCTCCCACCATTTGGATACGCCAGAACGGGGTTTTAGTTTTCGTCGCGAAGCAAGTTTGGATATGCGGATGGATAGGGGACAACCTCTCACGGCTGCTGATGTGATTAATAGTTGGGATGAAGCTCATTTAGCAGATATTTTCTTTAAATACGGTGAAGAAAGGTTATCGCGGCGGATAGCCAGACGTATTGTCGAACGGCGTCCAATTCATACTACGACGCAATTAGCTGAGGCGATCGCTTCTTGTGTTCCCCCTAAATACCGTTACGGGAGAATTCACCCCGCTACCCGTGTTTTTCAAGCGCTGCGAATTGTCGTCAACGACGAGTTAAAATCCCTAGAAACTTTCTTGAGCAAAGCGCCAAACGCTCTTGTACCTGGTGGCAGAATTGCTGTCATCAGTTTTCACAGCCTAGAAGACCGCATCGTGAAGCACAGTTTCAAAGATTCCCCTTTATTAAAGGTGTTGACGAAAAAGCCAATAGAAGCACAAGAGGAGGAAATTGTCAATAACCCACGCGCTCGTTCTGCAAAGTTGAGGATAGCCGAGAGGATAATGTAG
- a CDS encoding PAS domain-containing sensor histidine kinase encodes MNPDKFGQQIKEVSQRSQLLQNRVSESPLRQENLLSQAFEELSTALEELRVAEEELRAQNEQLAIAQEQVEAERLRYQELFEFAPDGYFVTDTYGKILEANRAAAILLNISKKFLIGKPLSNFIPQEERSAFREQLLRLCDLERLQEWEIRLEQRKGHIFDASLNVTTVRDREGKPTAWRWLVRDITARKQAEEKLRAIQLQNMQLQEVARIKTQIMSVLSHELRTPLNSILGFSQLLLRRYYHLFPPELRDMVERIANSGKHLLALIETILDFSRLETDRLELKLQELNIVELVTATTEELRCLAEQKNLTLVLHSNLQNPRIINDPIRLQQVLVNLVSNAIKFTDTGGVFVEVQQLNHNRVALMVKDTGIGIPESELTNIFGEFWQVDRSTTRKHGGVGLGLAIVDKLVRLMRGTITVESKLGEGSTFRVELPREVSQL; translated from the coding sequence GTGAATCCGGACAAGTTTGGTCAGCAAATAAAGGAAGTAAGCCAGCGCAGCCAATTGTTACAAAATAGGGTTAGCGAATCACCATTGCGGCAAGAAAATTTGTTGTCACAAGCTTTCGAGGAACTTAGCACCGCCTTGGAAGAATTACGTGTAGCAGAGGAAGAATTACGCGCGCAGAATGAGCAGTTAGCAATTGCTCAGGAACAGGTAGAAGCAGAGCGCTTGCGCTATCAAGAATTGTTTGAGTTTGCCCCTGATGGCTATTTTGTAACAGATACCTACGGGAAAATTTTGGAAGCCAACCGCGCTGCTGCTATTTTGCTGAACATATCAAAAAAGTTCCTGATAGGCAAACCCTTGAGCAACTTTATCCCTCAGGAAGAACGTAGTGCCTTTCGTGAGCAACTTTTACGGTTGTGTGATCTAGAGCGACTACAGGAGTGGGAAATTCGCTTAGAACAGCGAAAAGGTCATATATTTGATGCAAGTTTAAATGTAACTACTGTCAGGGATAGAGAAGGCAAACCCACTGCTTGGCGTTGGCTTGTGCGGGACATCACTGCTCGCAAGCAAGCAGAAGAAAAACTGCGAGCAATTCAACTCCAGAATATGCAATTGCAAGAAGTTGCACGCATCAAAACCCAAATTATGTCAGTTCTATCTCACGAGCTGCGTACACCTTTAAATTCAATTTTAGGGTTTTCCCAGCTGCTGTTGCGCCGCTACTACCATCTGTTCCCCCCCGAATTAAGAGATATGGTAGAACGGATTGCCAACAGTGGCAAACACTTACTAGCGCTCATCGAGACTATACTTGACTTCTCTAGGCTGGAGACAGATAGGCTAGAACTGAAATTACAAGAACTTAACATAGTTGAACTAGTCACAGCAACCACAGAAGAACTACGTTGCCTTGCCGAACAGAAAAACTTAACCTTGGTTCTACACTCAAATCTCCAAAACCCCAGAATTATCAACGACCCCATTCGCCTACAGCAGGTTCTGGTGAACCTAGTTTCCAACGCCATCAAGTTTACAGATACCGGGGGCGTGTTTGTGGAAGTGCAACAACTTAATCATAACCGAGTAGCGCTCATGGTTAAGGATACAGGTATTGGCATCCCAGAATCAGAGTTGACAAATATTTTCGGGGAATTTTGGCAAGTTGATAGGTCCACGACACGCAAGCATGGAGGCGTTGGTTTGGGACTGGCGATAGTAGATAAGTTGGTACGCTTAATGAGAGGAACCATCACAGTTGAAAGCAAACTGGGTGAAGGTTCAACCTTTCGCGTAGAGTTACCACGCGAAGTTAGTCAATTGTAG
- a CDS encoding NACHT domain-containing protein, translated as MARRSLQASDQGIKKAQAALIRNSLTQQALAEELSISRQPVSKFFQGKAVDRYIFVTICEKLGLEWAEIASLCSIPNVDDAASTYQIESLVQTVREKVHESVQRRCGIIRLLDREQPMRLDSIYTDVNILERVTGRKRLSIPELYEACDEENFEPFSLSNISQEQVLGLEAVECYDKLMIWGKPGSGKTTFLKWVATQCNSGQFLCNTVPIFITLKDFAQTSGQPSLLDYMTAQFEECGVVEPQAVQTLLSQGRTILLLDGLDEVRQADLDRVLQEIRAVATRFFANSIVITCRIAAQEYTFEQFTEVEVADFDDEQIASFAAKWFQGQDAVKAQRFVQKLQEHQPLKELATNPLLLTLLCLVFEERVDFPANRCELYQEGLDLLLKKWDNKRGIERNQVYKQSRQHKEDLLSQIAWTTFERSEYFFKQKAIEARISHHIHTLPEGSTFLETLQVDSEDILKSIEVQHGLLVERARGIYSFSHIIFQKYLAAKKIVSSPPHHAEEALQNLVRHMSEKRWREVFLLAVEMLPNADKLLQLMKRQLDSLLASEEKQYEDAKKLLIDCLNSDCYITHQVRQSIEDTLLLPNKGSSTVS; from the coding sequence ATGGCAAGACGCTCACTTCAAGCATCTGATCAGGGAATTAAAAAAGCGCAAGCTGCCCTCATTCGTAATTCACTTACACAACAAGCGTTAGCAGAAGAACTAAGTATTAGCCGTCAGCCAGTGAGCAAATTTTTCCAAGGGAAAGCTGTTGACCGCTACATTTTTGTCACAATCTGCGAAAAGTTAGGACTGGAATGGGCTGAGATTGCTAGTTTATGCTCAATTCCAAATGTAGATGATGCAGCAAGTACTTATCAGATAGAGAGTCTGGTGCAGACGGTACGAGAAAAAGTTCATGAGAGTGTTCAGAGGCGTTGTGGCATAATACGCTTGCTTGATAGAGAGCAGCCGATGAGGTTGGACAGCATATACACAGATGTGAATATTTTAGAAAGAGTCACTGGACGCAAACGGCTTTCCATTCCAGAATTGTACGAGGCTTGTGACGAGGAGAACTTTGAGCCTTTTAGCTTGAGCAACATTTCCCAAGAACAAGTCCTAGGACTCGAAGCGGTAGAATGCTACGACAAGCTGATGATTTGGGGAAAACCAGGTTCGGGCAAAACGACATTTTTGAAATGGGTAGCAACGCAATGCAACTCAGGTCAGTTTCTGTGTAATACTGTCCCTATTTTTATCACCTTGAAGGACTTTGCCCAGACTAGCGGACAACCAAGCTTGTTGGACTACATGACAGCACAATTTGAGGAATGTGGAGTTGTTGAACCCCAAGCAGTTCAAACACTGCTGAGTCAGGGGCGAACGATACTTTTACTCGATGGATTGGATGAAGTCAGGCAAGCCGACCTTGATCGAGTGTTGCAGGAAATTCGCGCTGTTGCAACGCGGTTTTTTGCCAATTCTATAGTGATAACCTGTCGGATTGCAGCACAGGAATATACTTTTGAACAGTTCACCGAAGTGGAAGTTGCCGATTTTGATGACGAACAAATTGCTAGCTTTGCCGCCAAATGGTTTCAAGGTCAAGATGCGGTAAAAGCACAACGCTTTGTGCAAAAGCTGCAAGAACATCAACCACTCAAAGAACTAGCGACCAATCCCTTACTGCTAACCCTTTTGTGCCTGGTGTTTGAGGAAAGAGTTGACTTTCCAGCTAATCGTTGTGAGCTTTATCAAGAAGGGCTGGATTTATTACTGAAAAAATGGGATAATAAGCGCGGCATTGAGCGAAATCAGGTTTACAAACAATCCCGGCAGCATAAAGAAGACTTGTTAAGTCAAATTGCTTGGACTACCTTTGAACGTAGCGAGTATTTCTTCAAGCAAAAAGCTATTGAGGCAAGGATTTCCCATCATATCCATACATTACCTGAGGGTAGCACCTTTTTAGAAACACTTCAAGTTGACAGCGAAGATATTTTGAAGTCGATTGAAGTTCAGCATGGTTTACTTGTTGAGCGGGCAAGGGGTATTTACTCCTTTTCCCATATCATCTTTCAGAAATACTTGGCTGCCAAAAAAATTGTTTCTAGTCCACCTCATCATGCTGAAGAAGCTTTGCAAAACCTTGTCCGCCATATGAGTGAGAAGCGCTGGCGAGAAGTCTTTTTACTAGCAGTGGAAATGTTGCCAAACGCAGACAAGCTGTTGCAATTGATGAAACGCCAACTCGACAGTCTTTTGGCAAGCGAGGAAAAGCAGTATGAGGACGCTAAAAAGTTGCTTATCGATTGCCTCAACAGTGATTGTTACATCACTCATCAAGTGCGACAGTCAATTGAGGATACTTTGCTATTGCCCAACAAAGGCTCAAGCACCGTCAGTTGA
- a CDS encoding class I SAM-dependent methyltransferase, with the protein MNSNPALCEVIAHRIATSSQKRITFAEFMDMVLYHPELGYYSTKAVNLGKQGDFFTSVHLGADFGELLAVQFVQMWEILERPVPFSLVEMGAGQGLLALDILKYIQQQSPDFWNALDYVIVEKSPVLRQEQQQRLQEFSVRWCDLEEIPSHSITGCFFSNELVDALPVHQFVLEQGKLWEIFVTTQQESKTLPSPPTLPTPLPSFVEIADTPSTLKLLEYFNLVEINISDYPDSYRSEVNLAALDWLSLVANRLQRGYLLTIDYGYSANRYYNPRRSQGTLQCYYHHQRHNDPYINIGEQDITAHVDFTALERWGERCGLDKVGFTEQALFLMALGLGERISALSYTEQPISQLLHRRDVLHQLLDPLGLGGFGVLVQSKGLTTEEAAQPLKGLSVPEQIQMQM; encoded by the coding sequence ATGAATTCCAATCCGGCTTTGTGTGAAGTCATTGCACACCGTATTGCTACCAGTTCCCAAAAGCGAATAACTTTCGCCGAATTCATGGACATGGTGTTATATCACCCTGAACTTGGTTACTACTCCACCAAGGCGGTGAACTTGGGAAAGCAAGGCGATTTTTTCACTTCTGTCCACCTTGGTGCTGACTTTGGCGAATTGCTTGCGGTGCAATTTGTCCAAATGTGGGAGATTTTAGAGCGACCTGTCCCATTTTCTTTGGTAGAAATGGGAGCAGGTCAAGGACTATTAGCCTTGGATATCCTCAAATATATTCAGCAGCAGTCCCCTGATTTTTGGAATGCTCTAGATTATGTCATCGTTGAAAAATCTCCTGTTTTAAGGCAAGAACAACAGCAACGCTTACAAGAATTTTCTGTGCGCTGGTGTGATTTAGAGGAGATACCAAGTCACTCTATAACTGGCTGCTTTTTTTCTAACGAGTTGGTGGATGCTTTACCCGTGCATCAATTTGTTCTCGAACAAGGGAAACTGTGGGAGATTTTTGTAACAACACAACAAGAGTCAAAAACCCTCCCATCTCCCCCCACTCTCCCTACTCCTCTACCATCATTTGTAGAAATTGCAGATACGCCATCCACACTCAAGCTTTTGGAATACTTTAACCTTGTGGAAATTAATATCAGTGATTACCCTGATAGTTATCGTAGCGAGGTTAACTTAGCCGCTTTGGACTGGTTGAGTTTGGTGGCGAACCGTTTGCAGCGTGGATACCTGTTAACTATTGATTATGGTTACTCTGCCAATCGTTATTACAACCCAAGGCGATCGCAAGGGACGCTACAGTGTTATTACCATCATCAGCGCCATAATGACCCGTATATCAATATTGGGGAACAAGACATAACGGCTCATGTTGACTTTACCGCTTTGGAACGATGGGGTGAGCGGTGTGGATTAGATAAAGTTGGTTTTACGGAGCAAGCGTTGTTTTTGATGGCTTTAGGGTTGGGAGAACGAATTTCCGCCCTCTCTTACACAGAACAACCCATCTCACAGTTGCTGCATCGCCGGGATGTCCTGCATCAGCTTTTAGACCCTTTAGGACTGGGTGGGTTTGGTGTCTTAGTTCAGAGCAAAGGACTGACAACTGAAGAGGCTGCACAACCGTTGAAAGGACTCAGTGTGCCAGAACAAATCCAAATGCAAATGTGA